The proteins below come from a single Candidatus Planktophila dulcis genomic window:
- a CDS encoding CDP-alcohol phosphatidyltransferase family protein, which produces MKEQEFKERWSTLHGGADTEGVVGRWLSISYQAARVCVALRISPNVLTLLGLGTAIAMALSTYAGIALLLLVISLFFDGIDGSVAILRGTESKWGEVLDSLADRISEAFWLYMGWRLGIPAWVVITMWTIASTQEYARARLASLGHREIGVVTPTERPVRAIFMAFALLFYIFDIPGTLILSYAFLALLTFSFLKVMKVASQVLR; this is translated from the coding sequence ATGAAAGAGCAGGAATTTAAAGAACGCTGGAGCACCTTGCATGGAGGCGCTGATACTGAAGGCGTAGTGGGTCGTTGGCTCTCAATCTCTTATCAAGCAGCTCGCGTCTGTGTGGCCCTTCGCATCTCACCGAATGTTTTAACACTCCTTGGTCTGGGTACCGCCATCGCTATGGCACTTTCTACCTATGCAGGGATTGCCCTGCTACTACTTGTGATCTCACTCTTCTTCGATGGCATTGATGGAAGTGTTGCAATTCTGCGTGGCACAGAGAGCAAATGGGGCGAGGTCCTTGATTCACTTGCCGATCGCATCTCTGAAGCGTTCTGGCTCTATATGGGCTGGCGTTTAGGTATTCCTGCCTGGGTTGTCATCACGATGTGGACCATTGCTTCCACTCAGGAATATGCACGAGCACGACTTGCATCTCTTGGCCACCGTGAAATCGGTGTTGTCACACCCACTGAACGACCAGTGCGCGCAATCTTTATGGCTTTTGCACTGCTCTTCTATATCTTTGATATTCCAGGAACGCTCATTCTTTCTTACGCATTCCTGGCACTTCTTACCTTTAGCTTCCTAAAGGTTATGAAGGTTGCTTCTCAAGTATTGCGTTAG
- a CDS encoding spheroidene monooxygenase: protein MESAEKVTVAYFFTIARKTILFAFLSMAIDRMRSRKFTGISFSKLLGTGSGQTFTPSDAVLTRWGMVVVIDKKRLQAFDQSSIISNWRKRSTSEFRAVLSPLSSHGLWAKKNPFDFITPASSADVQIAAITRARIKWNKNFIFWKSVPPVVIDLHSNPGLIAAIGIGEAPIGLQGTFSLWKSASALRDFAYKGQAHQVAIKQTEEIGWYSEELFARFEVLELRGEITTQPHK, encoded by the coding sequence ATGGAGAGCGCCGAGAAGGTCACCGTCGCTTACTTCTTTACTATTGCTCGCAAGACTATTCTATTCGCCTTTCTCTCTATGGCAATTGACCGTATGCGCAGTCGTAAGTTCACCGGGATTTCATTTTCCAAGCTTCTAGGAACAGGCTCTGGCCAGACCTTCACGCCCAGTGATGCGGTGCTTACCCGCTGGGGCATGGTTGTTGTTATCGATAAGAAACGTCTTCAAGCCTTCGATCAATCCTCCATCATCTCCAACTGGAGAAAGAGATCAACATCTGAATTTCGCGCAGTGCTATCTCCTCTGTCATCTCATGGTCTGTGGGCAAAGAAGAATCCTTTTGATTTCATCACACCTGCATCAAGTGCGGATGTGCAGATTGCAGCCATTACTCGTGCCCGCATTAAATGGAATAAGAACTTCATTTTCTGGAAGTCTGTCCCTCCCGTAGTCATCGACCTCCATAGCAATCCAGGTTTGATTGCAGCTATTGGAATTGGTGAAGCACCTATCGGATTGCAGGGAACTTTCTCCCTGTGGAAATCAGCATCAGCGCTTCGCGACTTTGCATATAAAGGTCAGGCCCATCAAGTTGCCATCAAGCAGACTGAAGAAATCGGTTGGTATAGCGAAGAACTCTTTGCACGCTTTGAAGTCCTTGAACTTCGGGGTGAAATTACTACCCAACCCCACAAGTAA
- a CDS encoding carotenoid biosynthesis protein — protein sequence MSIRHYNPRRRRRGGISPKARNLLFFFLGLTIALQISYPLIDGEPLRLVTIATIYAGALAMVIHGHLSYGAKYSTRYLPITALFGLGIEVLGVHTGWPFGVYEYDSSLGAQLFGVPLVVPFAWVMMVHPALIAARRIAGSWVFLYGGALLAAWDLFLDPQMVAAGRWKWEVTGAHVPFTPDIPLSNPFGWLLAGLLITGLLNKVLPRERRKNPASLAAVDALLLWTLFGGFIGNLFFFDRPGLAFFGTLIMGSLLIPYFFSSWLGNKD from the coding sequence ATGTCGATTCGCCACTACAACCCGCGTCGCCGGCGCCGTGGTGGAATCTCCCCTAAAGCTAGAAATCTTCTCTTCTTCTTCCTTGGATTAACAATCGCTCTTCAGATCTCTTATCCCCTCATTGATGGTGAACCTCTGCGCCTTGTCACCATCGCAACTATCTATGCAGGCGCTCTTGCCATGGTGATCCATGGACATCTCTCATATGGTGCCAAGTATTCAACTCGTTACCTACCTATTACCGCCCTCTTTGGTCTTGGCATTGAAGTCCTTGGCGTTCACACAGGGTGGCCATTTGGAGTCTATGAATATGACTCTTCCCTTGGCGCACAACTCTTTGGTGTGCCACTCGTAGTTCCCTTTGCGTGGGTGATGATGGTGCACCCTGCACTGATTGCCGCACGTCGCATTGCAGGTAGTTGGGTATTTCTCTACGGAGGCGCACTTCTTGCAGCATGGGATTTATTCCTTGACCCACAGATGGTTGCAGCAGGCAGATGGAAGTGGGAGGTAACGGGTGCACATGTTCCCTTCACACCAGATATTCCACTCTCCAATCCATTTGGATGGCTCCTGGCAGGATTACTCATCACAGGATTACTCAACAAAGTCCTTCCTCGCGAACGCAGAAAGAATCCAGCATCCCTTGCCGCCGTTGATGCACTCTTGCTCTGGACTCTCTTCGGAGGTTTCATCGGCAATCTCTTCTTCTTCGATCGTCCAGGGCTTGCCTTCTTTGGAACGTTGATTATGGGTTCTCTCTTGATTCCATACTTCTTCTCCAGCTGGCTTGGCAACAAAGATTAA
- a CDS encoding MFS transporter: MSRTLTPYQHGIRARNALWAIFFFMGVVSMGWVPRIPEIKEAVGLTNSQLGLVFIGSTIGAVLGAQLAGRAIHTFGTKKVISVAVLVMPVGLIGMASARTFTELFLALFVLGFGYANLDITSNTVAVEVENLVDRKWMVSFHGCWSTGAFATTVLGGSIANFVEPRENLIGIALVSILFFIPLSRFMLPPDLDNHKGDHEDSSAKIPLFGKKTVPLWWMGFGMLGGMIAEGSASDWGALLLKDSMGIGKGLNAAAFASFSLAMIISRFSGDWALTKFGPAATVRIGGYGGALIWGSAIAIAVPLSDSHPLPAFIIINIGFAAAGLGIGPMFPAFILAASRIPGIAPGVAIARVGVTGIAGYFIGPTITGFLADIFSLPVAMFYPVALLAMAGFLSRVIKV; encoded by the coding sequence ATGTCTCGGACTTTGACGCCTTATCAGCATGGAATTAGAGCCCGTAATGCGCTCTGGGCAATCTTCTTCTTTATGGGAGTTGTCTCAATGGGTTGGGTGCCGCGAATCCCTGAGATCAAAGAGGCCGTTGGTCTTACCAACTCGCAGCTTGGCTTAGTCTTCATCGGAAGCACGATCGGTGCTGTGTTGGGTGCGCAGCTTGCAGGACGTGCCATTCATACCTTTGGAACGAAGAAAGTTATTTCGGTTGCAGTACTTGTGATGCCTGTTGGGTTGATCGGCATGGCAAGTGCGCGGACATTCACCGAACTATTTTTGGCCCTCTTTGTTCTGGGATTTGGTTATGCCAATCTCGATATCACCAGCAACACAGTTGCCGTTGAAGTGGAAAATCTTGTTGATCGCAAATGGATGGTCTCCTTCCATGGGTGTTGGAGTACTGGCGCGTTTGCAACAACTGTTCTGGGTGGATCGATAGCGAACTTTGTTGAACCTCGAGAGAATCTCATCGGCATTGCACTCGTCTCGATTCTATTCTTTATTCCCCTCTCTCGCTTTATGTTGCCGCCAGATCTTGATAACCATAAGGGCGATCACGAAGATTCATCAGCAAAGATTCCACTCTTTGGTAAGAAGACTGTGCCTTTGTGGTGGATGGGCTTTGGAATGCTCGGTGGAATGATTGCAGAAGGATCAGCCAGTGATTGGGGCGCACTCCTTCTTAAAGACAGCATGGGTATCGGTAAGGGACTTAACGCTGCAGCATTTGCATCCTTTTCCCTTGCGATGATCATCTCTCGCTTCTCAGGCGATTGGGCGCTGACTAAATTTGGTCCAGCAGCCACCGTGCGCATTGGTGGTTATGGTGGAGCGCTCATCTGGGGAAGTGCGATTGCAATCGCTGTTCCACTCTCAGATTCCCATCCACTGCCTGCATTTATCATCATCAATATTGGCTTTGCAGCAGCGGGTCTTGGCATTGGTCCGATGTTTCCTGCATTTATCTTGGCGGCAAGTCGTATTCCAGGCATTGCTCCAGGTGTTGCCATTGCTCGCGTGGGAGTAACAGGAATTGCTGGTTACTTCATTGGGCCAACAATTACAGGATTTCTTGCAGATATCTTCTCGCTACCTGTTGCGATGTTCTATCCCGTTGCACTCCTTGCCATGGCAGGGTTCTTATCTCGCGTGATTAAGGTTTAA
- a CDS encoding phytoene desaturase family protein, whose product MTGHVGRVKNPEDIAVIGAGIGGLCTAARLAKAGHKVTIFEASNRTGGKCRTEWIGRYAFDTGPSLLTLPAVYRDFFQRTGDVMGRILEIEEVNPSFDYRFHDGKSVKFANLSRKKTLASIEQSLGLEAASEWDQVMVQAEAMWDVSRTPFIESELKSPLSLLKRPRLLKDLKTISPWKSLRGLGITNPYLAKIMDRYATYSGSDPRVAPAVLSTIAFVEEAFGAWHIKGGVGTLSEKITERCEKLGVDIRLNSYVEEITLSGGKVTGVVVNGNRESFDRVVANADAQFVYEKLLAPTNKVVKIRKQLAKQEPSLAGFSLLLGLKPSDAAPLEHHTILFPENYDHEFESIFTTKTPVERPTIYICAPRDPLMVKDVGHEAWFVLVNAPRHSKTGDGFDWSDEVFARRYANTIIDQIEASGIPIRDRLEVLEIRTPLDLQTSVNAPGGSIYGTSSNGARSAFARAKNRSPIKGLYLVGGSAHPGGGLPLVGLSAEMVANAILEKQPS is encoded by the coding sequence ATGACCGGCCATGTGGGGCGAGTGAAGAACCCTGAAGATATTGCAGTTATCGGTGCAGGTATTGGTGGCCTCTGCACTGCTGCGCGCTTAGCAAAAGCTGGCCACAAGGTCACGATCTTTGAAGCATCCAACCGCACCGGCGGTAAGTGCCGCACTGAATGGATTGGTCGCTACGCATTCGACACTGGTCCTTCTCTTCTGACACTTCCGGCTGTCTATCGAGATTTCTTTCAGCGCACAGGCGATGTCATGGGACGCATTCTTGAAATTGAGGAAGTAAACCCATCCTTTGATTACCGCTTCCATGATGGAAAGTCTGTGAAGTTTGCCAACTTATCTCGCAAGAAAACACTTGCATCGATTGAGCAATCACTGGGCCTAGAAGCTGCAAGCGAATGGGATCAGGTGATGGTGCAGGCAGAGGCGATGTGGGATGTATCTCGAACACCGTTTATTGAATCAGAGTTGAAATCTCCACTCTCACTACTCAAGCGCCCGAGGTTGCTTAAAGATCTCAAGACAATTTCACCGTGGAAATCCTTACGAGGACTTGGAATTACCAACCCCTATTTGGCAAAGATTATGGATCGCTATGCAACCTATAGTGGTTCAGATCCGCGCGTAGCACCGGCAGTTCTCTCCACTATCGCCTTTGTTGAAGAAGCCTTCGGTGCCTGGCATATCAAGGGCGGTGTTGGAACTTTGTCTGAGAAGATCACCGAGCGCTGTGAGAAGTTAGGTGTGGACATTCGCCTTAACTCATACGTTGAAGAAATTACCTTAAGTGGCGGCAAGGTCACAGGAGTAGTTGTGAATGGAAATAGGGAGAGCTTTGATCGCGTCGTTGCCAATGCTGATGCGCAATTTGTCTATGAGAAGTTACTTGCTCCCACAAATAAAGTCGTCAAGATCCGCAAGCAATTGGCAAAGCAAGAGCCTTCCCTTGCCGGCTTCTCTCTTCTGTTAGGGCTTAAGCCATCAGATGCTGCGCCCCTTGAGCACCACACCATCTTGTTCCCTGAAAATTACGATCATGAATTTGAATCCATCTTCACCACAAAGACTCCTGTGGAAAGACCAACAATCTATATCTGCGCACCGCGTGATCCACTGATGGTCAAAGATGTGGGCCATGAAGCCTGGTTTGTTCTCGTTAACGCTCCGCGACATAGTAAAACAGGTGATGGATTTGATTGGAGCGATGAAGTCTTTGCTCGTCGTTATGCAAATACCATCATTGATCAGATTGAAGCATCAGGAATACCTATTCGCGATCGCTTAGAAGTCCTGGAGATTCGCACTCCCCTGGATCTGCAGACCAGCGTCAATGCACCAGGGGGTTCTATCTATGGAACATCCAGTAATGGCGCACGCTCTGCATTTGCTCGAGCAAAGAATCGCTCACCGATTAAGGGTCTGTATTTAGTAGGTGGATCTGCTCATCCTGGTGGTGGATTGCCACTTGTGGGATTAAGCGCTGAGATGGTTGCTAACGCAATACTTGAGAAGCAACCTTCATAA
- a CDS encoding DUF6504 family protein produces MAAEVVKAHEVVSDGGLTPIEFTFKGRRFRIHAVLSRWCEAGGWWNRISDGKFRPDDQARALWTVEAAPIGALTTFQLERDEATGQWIIRAI; encoded by the coding sequence ATGGCAGCAGAAGTAGTAAAGGCTCACGAGGTCGTCTCCGATGGGGGACTGACGCCTATCGAATTCACCTTTAAGGGAAGACGCTTTCGTATCCATGCAGTCTTATCGCGATGGTGTGAGGCAGGTGGATGGTGGAATCGCATTAGCGATGGCAAGTTTCGTCCCGATGATCAAGCGCGTGCGCTCTGGACTGTTGAGGCAGCGCCTATCGGTGCACTCACCACATTCCAACTCGAACGTGATGAAGCAACGGGTCAATGGATTATTAGGGCCATCTAG
- a CDS encoding arsenate reductase ArsC, translating into MSKPSVLFVCVHNAGRSQMAAGFMRELGQGRVEVLSAGSAPKDSINPIAVEAMAEVGIDIANNTPKILTPEAVQASDAVVTMGCGDACPYYPGKRYEDWVLDDPAGQGIESVRVIRDEIKARVEKLLAELLT; encoded by the coding sequence ATGAGTAAGCCAAGCGTTCTCTTTGTCTGCGTTCACAATGCAGGTCGATCACAGATGGCAGCAGGCTTTATGCGCGAGCTCGGTCAAGGTCGCGTTGAAGTTCTCTCAGCAGGCTCTGCCCCCAAAGATTCCATTAACCCAATAGCAGTTGAAGCGATGGCTGAAGTAGGAATTGATATTGCAAATAACACCCCCAAGATTCTTACGCCAGAGGCTGTTCAAGCATCTGATGCAGTCGTGACTATGGGTTGCGGTGACGCTTGTCCGTACTACCCAGGAAAGCGTTATGAAGATTGGGTGCTTGATGATCCTGCAGGGCAAGGAATTGAATCAGTGCGCGTGATTCGCGATGAAATTAAAGCCCGCGTTGAGAAGTTACTTGCTGAACTGCTTACTTAA
- a CDS encoding DoxX family protein, which yields MDAVLLVGRILFAFIFITSGIAHFAKLEAMTGYAQYKKLPAAKLGVLASGLFFLLGGVYIAIGLWVDLGALLLAITLILAAVIFHNFWKETDPTAKQNEMIAFNKDIALAGAALILFALIAFGSLTEFGPSVGSLNFFDF from the coding sequence TTGGACGCAGTTCTACTCGTAGGCCGAATTCTCTTCGCCTTTATCTTCATCACATCAGGTATCGCTCACTTCGCAAAGCTTGAAGCGATGACAGGTTACGCACAGTACAAGAAGCTCCCAGCTGCAAAGCTCGGCGTTCTAGCCTCTGGTCTGTTCTTCCTTCTCGGTGGCGTCTATATCGCTATCGGTCTCTGGGTTGACCTTGGCGCACTTCTCTTGGCTATCACACTCATCCTTGCTGCAGTCATCTTCCACAACTTCTGGAAAGAGACAGACCCAACAGCTAAGCAGAACGAGATGATCGCATTTAACAAGGACATCGCACTTGCAGGAGCTGCTCTTATCCTCTTTGCACTCATCGCATTTGGATCCCTCACAGAGTTCGGTCCAAGCGTTGGAAGCCTGAACTTCTTCGATTTCTAA
- a CDS encoding YbaK/EbsC family protein — MDGILEKAAVKRFKEAADSLGVKGQINILADTARTAIDAANGLGIEVGQIASSLIFKLPSGNPLLIITSGRHRVDTELVAKNLNIAELGRADANYVKEVSGYSVGGVSPIGWISTPEMTLIDEALNDYEIVWAASGHPHAVYPTSYAELITCTSATPMVVGD, encoded by the coding sequence ATGGATGGAATTCTGGAAAAGGCGGCAGTTAAACGTTTCAAAGAGGCGGCCGATTCTCTCGGCGTTAAGGGTCAAATCAATATCCTCGCCGACACAGCTCGCACCGCCATCGATGCCGCCAACGGCCTTGGTATTGAAGTCGGACAGATTGCATCATCGCTGATCTTCAAACTTCCATCCGGCAATCCGCTACTCATCATTACTAGTGGTCGCCACAGAGTTGATACAGAGCTCGTTGCAAAGAACCTGAACATCGCAGAACTCGGCCGCGCAGATGCCAACTACGTCAAGGAAGTATCTGGATATTCAGTCGGTGGCGTATCCCCCATCGGTTGGATCTCAACACCAGAAATGACATTGATCGATGAAGCGCTCAATGATTACGAAATCGTCTGGGCTGCATCAGGTCATCCTCATGCGGTTTACCCAACAAGTTATGCAGAACTCATCACATGCACAAGTGCTACACCGATGGTCGTTGGAGATTAA
- a CDS encoding glycosyltransferase has translation MAQILLSFSIVIFAISLINFLTIRIPQRDEEVKKAVTVLAPMRNEAENVPEFISALSTQMGVKNLKFIAINDGSTDKTAELLNTVIGSDPRFTVIDSPTQRTGWLGKVSALQSGFEVATSDYIITLDADVRLEPNAIMRAITQLERLKLDFISPYPRQIAQTFPEKLIQPLLHWSWMSTIVLRLAEKFPRRSTAVANGQFFVVRKSALDAIGGFSTVSNQILDDIELARSLIAAGYKGVVTEGSGIASTRMYGSFDEIRQGYGKSLWKAFGGPLGSLIAITFLFLTGILPVLLILNGYLTGWFIYLYIAFSREISAIRSRGNPLYAFLHPLSSALLIYLIIYSWRKRGSIQWKGRTV, from the coding sequence ATGGCTCAGATTCTTCTCTCCTTCTCCATCGTCATCTTTGCCATCTCACTCATTAACTTTCTCACCATCCGTATTCCACAACGAGATGAAGAGGTCAAAAAGGCTGTCACTGTCTTAGCTCCGATGCGCAATGAGGCAGAGAATGTCCCCGAATTTATCTCAGCACTCTCTACGCAAATGGGCGTTAAGAACCTCAAGTTCATTGCGATCAACGATGGATCCACAGATAAGACGGCAGAGCTACTCAATACTGTTATTGGAAGCGATCCTCGCTTTACGGTGATCGACTCCCCCACGCAACGCACTGGCTGGCTTGGCAAAGTCTCTGCACTGCAATCAGGTTTTGAAGTGGCCACCTCTGACTACATCATCACCTTAGATGCCGATGTGCGCCTTGAACCCAATGCAATCATGCGCGCCATTACTCAGCTTGAAAGGCTGAAGCTAGATTTCATCTCTCCCTACCCACGGCAGATTGCACAGACATTTCCAGAGAAGTTAATTCAGCCTCTCCTGCACTGGTCCTGGATGAGCACCATTGTGCTTCGCCTTGCAGAGAAGTTTCCGCGTCGCTCCACTGCCGTTGCCAATGGCCAATTCTTTGTGGTGCGAAAGAGCGCACTTGATGCCATCGGTGGCTTTTCAACGGTGAGTAATCAGATCCTTGATGACATTGAACTTGCACGCTCACTTATTGCAGCTGGATATAAGGGCGTTGTGACTGAGGGTTCAGGTATTGCAAGTACTCGCATGTATGGATCCTTTGATGAAATCAGACAGGGCTACGGTAAATCTCTCTGGAAAGCTTTCGGTGGCCCACTCGGCTCCCTCATCGCCATCACATTTCTCTTCCTCACAGGAATTCTTCCCGTTCTACTCATTCTCAATGGTTATCTCACCGGTTGGTTTATCTATCTCTATATAGCTTTCTCTCGTGAGATAAGTGCGATTCGCTCTCGCGGTAATCCGCTCTATGCTTTCTTACATCCACTCTCGAGTGCGCTACTGATTTATTTGATTATTTATTCCTGGCGCAAACGAGGCAGCATCCAATGGAAAGGTCGCACTGTATGA
- a CDS encoding sulfite exporter TauE/SafE family protein, translating into MEILGALLAGSFIGAVLGFVGAGGAMLSVPILMYLFDFQPKLATTAALAVVFLAAASGLIPKARKKQVLYRDAFVISGIGLITNLGFASIAQHLPDSLITTGFAGVLILAGFSMLRPPRLEEHKRMPISVLIVMSLLIGSMTGLFGIGGGFLAIPVLVLFFGTPQAIAAGTSLLIIALNSLISFVGHRALWSDVQWHIPIFMAGAAIVIAQLASHFSGKTSPVVLRKAFAYLLFAISLFTLAQTWL; encoded by the coding sequence ATGGAAATCCTTGGAGCACTCCTTGCTGGCTCCTTTATAGGAGCAGTCCTTGGCTTTGTCGGAGCAGGTGGCGCCATGCTCTCTGTTCCTATCCTGATGTATCTCTTTGACTTCCAACCCAAGCTTGCAACCACTGCAGCTTTGGCCGTTGTCTTTCTGGCGGCCGCATCTGGCCTGATTCCAAAGGCGAGAAAGAAGCAAGTTCTCTATCGAGATGCCTTTGTTATCTCAGGTATTGGTCTGATTACTAACCTTGGCTTTGCATCGATTGCGCAACATCTTCCCGATTCCCTCATCACCACAGGTTTTGCTGGCGTATTAATCCTTGCTGGATTCTCCATGCTGCGCCCGCCAAGACTTGAAGAACATAAGCGCATGCCGATCAGCGTTCTCATCGTGATGTCACTTCTTATCGGTTCGATGACAGGACTCTTTGGAATCGGTGGGGGCTTTCTTGCAATCCCAGTGCTGGTTCTCTTCTTCGGCACTCCTCAAGCAATTGCTGCAGGAACATCACTTCTGATCATCGCACTTAACTCGCTGATCTCATTTGTTGGCCACCGCGCGCTCTGGAGTGATGTGCAGTGGCATATCCCCATCTTTATGGCAGGTGCTGCAATTGTTATTGCCCAGCTTGCATCCCATTTTTCAGGAAAGACATCTCCTGTTGTATTGCGTAAAGCATTTGCCTATCTTCTCTTTGCCATCTCACTCTTTACTCTTGCACAGACTTGGCTTTAA
- a CDS encoding aquaporin — translation MLRKKFLGEFIGTATLVATVVGSGIMATNLSADLGIDLLINTVATVFVLYILITLLAPISGAHFNPLVSAIAYLRKELTAAHTIYFFIAQILGGSLGAIIANLMFEHPAIDPSQNVRDGANLLLGEVVASAGLIFIIFIAIKQGIDKKIPRLVAAWIGAAYFFTSSTSFANPAVTIARSLTDSFSGIKFSSVPAFIAAQIVGAALGYAGFKALTSKSKSGK, via the coding sequence ATGCTGCGCAAGAAGTTCCTCGGCGAATTTATCGGCACGGCAACCCTTGTGGCCACCGTTGTTGGCTCTGGCATTATGGCGACCAACCTCAGCGCAGATTTAGGCATCGATCTGCTCATCAACACAGTTGCAACAGTCTTTGTTCTCTACATCCTTATTACTCTTCTAGCCCCCATCAGCGGTGCCCACTTCAATCCGCTAGTCAGCGCAATCGCATACCTTCGTAAAGAGTTAACTGCAGCTCACACCATCTATTTCTTCATTGCTCAAATTCTTGGTGGCTCACTCGGAGCAATAATTGCCAACCTCATGTTCGAGCACCCTGCAATTGATCCTTCACAGAATGTAAGAGATGGTGCCAACCTCCTTCTTGGAGAAGTTGTTGCATCTGCTGGCCTTATCTTCATCATCTTTATAGCAATCAAGCAGGGGATAGATAAGAAGATCCCACGCCTTGTTGCTGCCTGGATCGGCGCTGCCTACTTCTTCACATCCTCAACTTCATTTGCCAATCCCGCTGTAACAATCGCACGAAGCCTGACCGATTCATTCTCAGGGATTAAGTTCTCATCAGTTCCAGCATTCATCGCCGCTCAGATCGTGGGCGCAGCTCTTGGATATGCAGGGTTTAAAGCACTCACCTCTAAATCAAAGTCAGGAAAGTAA